The following are from one region of the Hyla sarda isolate aHylSar1 chromosome 6, aHylSar1.hap1, whole genome shotgun sequence genome:
- the HNRNPUL2 gene encoding heterogeneous nuclear ribonucleoprotein U-like protein 2 isoform X1, whose protein sequence is MSGLDPRRMKVTELRAELQRRGLDCKGLKAELSDRLQEALDSEMLGGEEERAPGSMEEAEEERALDLGEEEEEEDEAAVAEELEDEEEEAAVAAHNEEEAAEGAAQAAEEAMDKAPSTGDAAGNLNGAAQKEEAEGKAGTGKAGDGQKDKRDKQSRNVGGTRQGVKRVREEEQRGRTFHEYKEEGYFSRSKSPVPFEEAAEEVEDSVVCLDKATCDLQFKMDKDRFGGRPLFSEKFPSLWSGSRATHAVTKGKAYFEVKVIEKLPVKEGSTESPLLRAGWSVSCSAPQLGEDDLSFAYDGRGLKVTSGNFEPYGESFEVNDVIGCLANLDADPVDISFSKNGTDLGQAFTVDKSTLGEQALLPHILCKGCSFQVNFGQREEPWHSPPEGFSFLKDFQSEDLTRTPLPPTTTEECEVLLMIGLPGTGKTTWAKKHKEENPEKRYQHLSTEALIPQLKTAGPDTPEQDEKAKDHLVQVATQCLIRLIPVAARKKGNYIIDQCTVYSSAQRRKMHCFKGYQRKAVVLVLKDDEWKKRLESRKETEGEIVPDYVLLEMKANFVMPTKNDFLEEVIYAELGQEEADSLVAEAKKEARQKLPNNDKRGNRMQKRARTDRGRGGGNYQQQRNFNNRMFMHHSRPQPYHQQPPRQYWGAPQRGGGGGGGGGYQNFYDRYSDQQNRYYGQQQNYRPQNRGGQWQNYNDRQQYWDYYGGYRGYR, encoded by the exons ATGAGCGGCCTGGACCCGCGCAGGATGAAAGTGACGGAGCTGCGAGCCGAGCTGCAGCGGAGGGGCCTGGATTGTAAGGGGCTGAAGGCCGAGCTGAGCGATCGGCTGCAGGAGGCGCTGGACTCCGAGATGctgggaggagaggaggaaagaGCGCCGGGCAGCATGGAGGAGGCGGAGGAAGAGCGGGCCTTAGACCtaggcgaggaggaggaggaggaagacgagGCGGCGGTGGCCGAGGAGCTGGAGGATGAGGAAGAGGAGGCGGCGGTTGCCGCGCACAACGAGGAGGAGGCTGCAGAGGGCGCTGCTCAGGCGGCGGAGGAGGCGATGGATAAGGCGCCATCTACTGGTGATGCCGCGGGCAACCTGAACGGAGCGGCGCAGAAAGAGGAGGCCGAGGGGAAGGCCGGCACCGGAAAGGCGGGAG ACGGCCAGAAGGACAAGAGGGATAAACAGTCCAGGAACGTTGGCGGCACGCGCCAGGGGGTGAAGAGGGTGCGCGAGGAAGAGCAGCGGGGGCGCACGTTTCACGAGTACAAAGAAGAGGGCTACTTCAGTCG atCCAAGTCACCTGTACCTTTCGAGGAGGCTGCAGAAGAAGTGGAGGACAGTGTAGTGTGTCTGGATAAAG CCACCTGTGATCTGCAGTTTAAAATGGATAAGGATCGTTTTGGTGGTCGGCCTCTGTTTTCTGAGAAATTCCCCTCTCTCTGGTCTGGATCTCGAGCGACTCATGCGGTGACTAAGGGGAAGGCTTATTTTGAAGTCAAG GTGATTGAGAAGCTTCCTGTGAAGGAGGGCAGTACAGAGTCTCCTCTGCTCCGTGCGGGCTGGTCTGTGAGCTGCTCTGCTCCTCAGCTGG GCGAAGATGACTTGTCCTTTGCTTATGACGGCCGCGGGCTCAAGGTCACCAGCGGAAACTTTGAACCCTATGGAGAATCCTTTGAAGTCAACGATGTGATTGGCTGTCTGGCT AACCTAGATGCTGACCCAGTGGATATTTCCTTCTCTAAGAACGGCACTGACTTGGGTCAAGCTTTTACTGTGGATAAAAGTACTTTGGGGGAGCAAGCACTACTGCCCCACATCTTGTGCAAAGGCTGCAGTTTCCAGGTGAACTTTGGGCAAAGGGAAGAACCCTGGCACTCACCCCCCGAGGGCTTCTCATTTCTAAAAGACTTCCAGTCTGAGGACCTGACGAGGACACCACTTCCACCTACAACTACGGAAGAGTGTGAG GTTTTACTAATGATTGGCCTCCCTGGCACTGGCAAAACCACTTGGGCCAAAAAGCATAAAGAAGAAAACCCAGAAAAGCGGTACCAGCACCTTTCTACAGAAGCATTAATCCCACAGTTGAAG ACAGCTGGTCCGGATACCCCAGAGCAGGACGAAAAAGCGAAGGATCACCTCGTGCAGGTGGCAACACAATGTCTTATCAGGCTGATACCAGTGGCTGCACGCAAAAAAGGGAATTACATCATTGATCAG TGCACGGTCTACAGCTCGGCCCAGCGCAGGAAGATGCACTGTTTTAAGGGGTACCAGCGCAAAGCCGTTGTGCTGGTCCTCAAGGATGACGAGTGGAAGAAAAGGTTGGAATCCCGCAAGGAGACCGAGGGGGAGATTGTTCCTGACTATGTGCTCCTGGAAATGAAAG CTAACTTTGTGATGCCCACGAAGAATGACTTTCTAGAAGAGGTCATCTACGCGGAGCTTGGCCAGGAAGAAGCTGACTCTTTGGTGGCTGAGGCTAAAAAGGAAGCGCGCCAGAAGCTACCAAACAATGACAAGAGGGGCAATCGTATGCAGAAGCGCGCCCGCACGGATAGAGGAAGAGGGGGTG gAAACTACCAGCAACAAAGGAACTTCAACAATCGTATGTTCATGCACCACTCCAGGCCGCAACCCTATCATCAGCAGCCACCACGACAATACTGGGGGGCGCCCCAaagaggaggtggaggaggaggaggg GGTGGCTACCAGAATTTCTACGATCGCTATTCTGACCAGCAAAATAGATACTACGGACAACAGCAGAACTACAGACCACAGAACCGGGGAGGG CAGTGGCAGAACTACAATGACAGACAACAATACTGGGATTATTATGGTGGCTACCGTGGATATCGGTGA
- the HNRNPUL2 gene encoding heterogeneous nuclear ribonucleoprotein U-like protein 2 isoform X2 translates to MSGLDPRRMKVTELRAELQRRGLDCKGLKAELSDRLQEALDSEMLGGEEERAPGSMEEAEEERALDLGEEEEEEDEAAVAEELEDEEEEAAVAAHNEEEAAEGAAQAAEEAMDKAPSTGDAAGNLNGAAQKEEAEGKAGTGKAGDGQKDKRDKQSRNVGGTRQGVKRVREEEQRGRTFHEYKEEGYFSRSKSPVPFEEAAEEVEDSVVCLDKATCDLQFKMDKDRFGGRPLFSEKFPSLWSGSRATHAVTKGKAYFEVKVIEKLPVKEGSTESPLLRAGWSVSCSAPQLGEDDLSFAYDGRGLKVTSGNFEPYGESFEVNDVIGCLANLDADPVDISFSKNGTDLGQAFTVDKSTLGEQALLPHILCKGCSFQVNFGQREEPWHSPPEGFSFLKDFQSEDLTRTPLPPTTTEECEVLLMIGLPGTGKTTWAKKHKEENPEKRYQHLSTEALIPQLKTAGPDTPEQDEKAKDHLVQVATQCLIRLIPVAARKKGNYIIDQCTVYSSAQRRKMHCFKGYQRKAVVLVLKDDEWKKRLESRKETEGEIVPDYVLLEMKANFVMPTKNDFLEEVIYAELGQEEADSLVAEAKKEARQKLPNNDKRGNRMQKRARTDRGRGGGNYQQQRNFNNRMFMHHSRPQPYHQQPPRQYWGAPQRGGGGGGGGGYQNFYDRYSDQQNRYYGQQQNYRPQNRGGWQNYNDRQQYWDYYGGYRGYR, encoded by the exons ATGAGCGGCCTGGACCCGCGCAGGATGAAAGTGACGGAGCTGCGAGCCGAGCTGCAGCGGAGGGGCCTGGATTGTAAGGGGCTGAAGGCCGAGCTGAGCGATCGGCTGCAGGAGGCGCTGGACTCCGAGATGctgggaggagaggaggaaagaGCGCCGGGCAGCATGGAGGAGGCGGAGGAAGAGCGGGCCTTAGACCtaggcgaggaggaggaggaggaagacgagGCGGCGGTGGCCGAGGAGCTGGAGGATGAGGAAGAGGAGGCGGCGGTTGCCGCGCACAACGAGGAGGAGGCTGCAGAGGGCGCTGCTCAGGCGGCGGAGGAGGCGATGGATAAGGCGCCATCTACTGGTGATGCCGCGGGCAACCTGAACGGAGCGGCGCAGAAAGAGGAGGCCGAGGGGAAGGCCGGCACCGGAAAGGCGGGAG ACGGCCAGAAGGACAAGAGGGATAAACAGTCCAGGAACGTTGGCGGCACGCGCCAGGGGGTGAAGAGGGTGCGCGAGGAAGAGCAGCGGGGGCGCACGTTTCACGAGTACAAAGAAGAGGGCTACTTCAGTCG atCCAAGTCACCTGTACCTTTCGAGGAGGCTGCAGAAGAAGTGGAGGACAGTGTAGTGTGTCTGGATAAAG CCACCTGTGATCTGCAGTTTAAAATGGATAAGGATCGTTTTGGTGGTCGGCCTCTGTTTTCTGAGAAATTCCCCTCTCTCTGGTCTGGATCTCGAGCGACTCATGCGGTGACTAAGGGGAAGGCTTATTTTGAAGTCAAG GTGATTGAGAAGCTTCCTGTGAAGGAGGGCAGTACAGAGTCTCCTCTGCTCCGTGCGGGCTGGTCTGTGAGCTGCTCTGCTCCTCAGCTGG GCGAAGATGACTTGTCCTTTGCTTATGACGGCCGCGGGCTCAAGGTCACCAGCGGAAACTTTGAACCCTATGGAGAATCCTTTGAAGTCAACGATGTGATTGGCTGTCTGGCT AACCTAGATGCTGACCCAGTGGATATTTCCTTCTCTAAGAACGGCACTGACTTGGGTCAAGCTTTTACTGTGGATAAAAGTACTTTGGGGGAGCAAGCACTACTGCCCCACATCTTGTGCAAAGGCTGCAGTTTCCAGGTGAACTTTGGGCAAAGGGAAGAACCCTGGCACTCACCCCCCGAGGGCTTCTCATTTCTAAAAGACTTCCAGTCTGAGGACCTGACGAGGACACCACTTCCACCTACAACTACGGAAGAGTGTGAG GTTTTACTAATGATTGGCCTCCCTGGCACTGGCAAAACCACTTGGGCCAAAAAGCATAAAGAAGAAAACCCAGAAAAGCGGTACCAGCACCTTTCTACAGAAGCATTAATCCCACAGTTGAAG ACAGCTGGTCCGGATACCCCAGAGCAGGACGAAAAAGCGAAGGATCACCTCGTGCAGGTGGCAACACAATGTCTTATCAGGCTGATACCAGTGGCTGCACGCAAAAAAGGGAATTACATCATTGATCAG TGCACGGTCTACAGCTCGGCCCAGCGCAGGAAGATGCACTGTTTTAAGGGGTACCAGCGCAAAGCCGTTGTGCTGGTCCTCAAGGATGACGAGTGGAAGAAAAGGTTGGAATCCCGCAAGGAGACCGAGGGGGAGATTGTTCCTGACTATGTGCTCCTGGAAATGAAAG CTAACTTTGTGATGCCCACGAAGAATGACTTTCTAGAAGAGGTCATCTACGCGGAGCTTGGCCAGGAAGAAGCTGACTCTTTGGTGGCTGAGGCTAAAAAGGAAGCGCGCCAGAAGCTACCAAACAATGACAAGAGGGGCAATCGTATGCAGAAGCGCGCCCGCACGGATAGAGGAAGAGGGGGTG gAAACTACCAGCAACAAAGGAACTTCAACAATCGTATGTTCATGCACCACTCCAGGCCGCAACCCTATCATCAGCAGCCACCACGACAATACTGGGGGGCGCCCCAaagaggaggtggaggaggaggaggg GGTGGCTACCAGAATTTCTACGATCGCTATTCTGACCAGCAAAATAGATACTACGGACAACAGCAGAACTACAGACCACAGAACCGGGGAGGG TGGCAGAACTACAATGACAGACAACAATACTGGGATTATTATGGTGGCTACCGTGGATATCGGTGA